The Ignavibacteria bacterium genome contains the following window.
CAACACAATTAATATTTTGAATAGTAATTCTTTAATCATTTTGACCTCCATAAAATGAATTTATTTAATTGACTTTTTCTGGTTTTGTATTATCCATTGATTTTAATTTTGTTAATTCTAAAATCTATTTATTCGATTTATCATTTCTGTCATCTTACTTGATAAATAACATTTTATTTGCCTTGACATACTTACCTACTGTGAGTTTATAGAAATAAACACCACTTGTTAACTGATACTGGTCTGTGGATGACTGAAATTCAACCTCGTATATTCCTGCCGGTTTATATTCATCAATTAATGTATAAATTTCGTTTCCTAAAATATCAAAGACTTTTAGGGTATGTCTGCCGCTTACTGGTGATTGCCATTTAATTTTTGTTCTCGGATTGAATGGATTAGGAAAATTCTGGTAAAGTATAAACTCATCGGGGATTAAATTACTTTCCTTCACTTCTGTCTGTGAGTCTTGAAGTTTCCATACATGAATTAAATTATCACCTTCTTGTAAAGCATCTGCTTCTACTGCATAAAGAATTTTGTTAAAGGGATCGAATGATGCGCTTTTAATAATCTTTGACCTTCCATAAAAAATTAAAGTATCCAATCGTAGAGCAGCATAAGGTTGAGGTTCATAGCTATTAATTGATCCGGAAGCGACAGCAGCAAGTTGAACTGGATCGTAAAGAATTATCATAGGAGTATAATGATTCGCTCTATGTCCTTTGCCATCGGGATCAGTTGGATAAAAATCCGGGAATGGAATATTGAACTCAATCCAGGATAATGGAGTACTTTCGCCCTGAAATCCATACCAATGATCGCCGAGTCCCTTCCTGCCAATAATCATTACCGCTGATTTATTATTTATTGAAAGCCAATCAGCTCCTTTCCAGTCATCAGCAAGATTGTAATTAAGAATTGAATTTGGATATGTTGTATCTGTTGCATTATAAACTGAACCATATTCAAGTAATTTTGAAAAATTCAGCTCAGTAAAAATTGGTGGAGGATTACCTAAATTCCAAGGAGAAATTGCATACAATGTAGGACCTAAACCACTTATTCCACCTTGTCTGGCTCTGCCAATAATTAACGCTCTCCCTGAAGTGAAGCTGTCTGCCCAGATTTGTGGAACTGAAAAAATATAATCATTTAATGCTGGATCGTAAGGAGGACTATTGCTCAACCCAATATACCAGGGACCTCCATAGGAATTTGTATCTGCTAAATTTGAAGGATTGCACCAACAGAGCGATGCCGATTTTGATTCTCCAAGTTGAAAATGATATCCCCAGGAGTGATAAAGTTTCGGGGAAGGCTGTAATCCACGTGGTGAAAGATACGCTAACCCCAGTCTCCAAACATCTACATCGGTCCAATTATTTATGCTATTCGGTCTTATATTAGTAAATGGTTGAAGATTTATTGCTGTGTTTAACTCGTCTGGATTATGTGTTGTTGATATAATCGGTGCGGGAATATTTATTTCTGCCACATAACAGAATGCAGGTTGATCAATATTATTAGAAAATAAAGAACCGGGATATCCATCAATTGAGCCGCTACCACTCTGACCTCCATCTCCTTGTGGATTGTATGCTAATGCATCACCGCCAAATTCCCACCCACTTGGAAATTTGAATGCACCTAAATAGATAAAATCAGTTGGTCTTATTAAATCGTTTCTACCTTGAAATGGCAGTGTTGTAATAGTAACAGGGTCAGATTTTTGACTTTCATTTCTAATTTGATCTAAAGCTGTTATTGTAAAGGTATATTGCTTGGAAGGTTCTAAAAAAGATACAGTAAATGAATTTGTACGTGAATAACCTTCAATCTTGTTATCTAAATAAATGAAATAATCGGTCACGCCAACATTATCAACACCTATATCCCAGTTTAGCTTAACTCGAGAATCAGATAATAATTGATAGGTAAGATTTGTTGGTTTTTGAGGGGGCAGCGTATCGGCATCTGTCATTAATTCAATCTTATCACAAATCAAATATTGTTTTAGCTCATTTTGTTCGCCCCATTCTATGTGAAGATTAATATTAACGAGAGAATGGTTCCCAGCAGCCGCGTTTATTCCTGTTCTGAATATATTAAAAACTGATTTAGCAGAAGATAAAGGTTCAATTGTTATCATTGCCCTTCTAAAATTTGTAAAGTCACGCATTGTAAACCAGGTTCCTGTAATTCCTGTATCTGGTTCATCTGGATCATTAAAACTTATTCTTGGAATAAATCTTATTTCTGGTTTGATGTGTTGTACCATGTGACTACAATTCTTTCTCCATAACGAAAATTTCTACGCGATCCACTAATACCTCGATAATCTGAGAATTCACTACAATTGGAATTAGTCTGAAGCCCTGCGGGACCTAAATTTGAATACACTTGATTGGAACTTTTTAAGACCACATTCCATCCTTCTAAGCCGTAGATGTTTTCTGATGGAGAGGATCCATAATCAACAAGAATAACACTCTGAGCCAATGATGTTCTACCTGCCAGAGTGAAAATTGAAAAAGTCAAAGTAAAAACATACAATAAAAAAGTTGATTTTAATGTATAATGTTTCATATTAATCACCTCCATTATGAAGCAATTACAATTACAGTTATTATGGTTATCGTTATTAAGATTAAAACAAGTAACTGTTCTGATTTTCTAGTTATCTCCACAAGATTAATCCTGATAAATAAAATTGTAATTATTAGAAATACTCCTAATATCCATGAGATACCACTCTGAAAAACTATGGCTAAAACGAAAATGATTATTAGACATAAAATTCCTACTAAATATGTTAGCAATCCTTTTTCCTATTTTTTTGCAAAAATAAATTGGTGAAATTGGATGATGCATTTAAATGGACGACAAAAACTTAAAAAGTAAAGAACTAAAACAGAACTGGTATTTTAGTTCATACTTTTGTCGTTTTTCTTCATAAATTCAGAGGGAGATATTCCAAAATGTTTGTGGAATTGTTTGGAAAAATAGGAAGGATTTGAAAAACCGAATTCATAAGCCGCATCAGTGACATTACCGATTTTCTTTGAAAGATAATCTGCAGCAAGATTTAGCTTTATTATTGTAATAAAATTAGTAGGCGTACAATTTAGTTCTTCTCTTACTAATCTCTGAAAAGTTCTCAATGAGATACCAATATTTTTCGCAACTTCTTCGGAAGTAACTTGTTTGTCTTTATTTAATATTATAAAATCTTTAGCTTTTTGTAATATTTTTTGATTGAATGAAAGCTCTTTGTCGTAAACTCCAGTTGAAAAAATAAATGAACTTTGTAATATCTCGTCTTTTCGAGGCAGTCTTCTTAATTTATTGAACTTTATTAATAAGATTATTATAAATACAAGAGAAATAAGAAGTGTAATTGTATAAAGAATTAACCATTTTGAACTTAATCTTTGGTTTATTTCTTCTAAAAATCCTGGTTCACCAACAAGTTGACCATTTTTCCAATACTGGGGATAGCCGAAATCACTATACCCCGACCAACTAAATGGCCAGGTGTTAGTAGATGCATAATCATTTATAATTGCTTGGTTCAATGGAAAATCTACATCATTACAGCAGAGATCAAATTTCATTTTCATGCCGGTTTTTGGTTCAATACCTAAGGATGTGAAAGGAATAACAACTTCGATAACATAATATTCATCAATGTCGGTTGAATCATTTATTGTCCCATAAACTTTAGAAAAATTTTTAATTAGAATATTCTGACCGTAGTCTTTTGGTACCGCAAAAGTATCTGATTGAAAAAATTTTCTTTCACCACGAAAAATATCAACATTATTTAGTAGATCAATTATAAATTGATAATCATTAATATCCATTCTATTCTTGCTGTCATTTTTAGAATCAATATAAATTTCTATTCCATCATTAAAGTGATGATGGGGCTTATTAGTTTCATTAATTGCTTGAGCATTAAGATGTTTATCATAGACAACAAATGCAAAACATAAATTAGTATAGTTCCAGAACCACTTAATATAAACTCTGTTTTTTGAAAGTGGTGTCTTTATTAGTGAGAAATCAAAATTGGCTGGATAGACTTTTGAAATGTTTATTCCTGGAGGGGAGTGTAAAGATTTTAGTGTATCTTCAAAAAAGAAATCAAATTTTTTATCCCATTCATCTAAAATTCCATCTAATTTCACTTCAATGTTTTTATATGGAATTTCAATAAATGAAGGATCCTGCTGTGTAAAACATAATGAAGGTATTAGAATAGTAAAAAATATTAGACTGATAATAAATCTCATCATTATTTTAAATAATTTTCCTTGATGAGACAAATTAATTTATAAATTTCGTCCAACTCTTAAATAAAGTGGTTGATCAAAAGTAAAAACTCAACCATCACTACTTTAGAAAATAGAATCATAAGAATTGTTTCTGGTGAATTATAAATCGCATAATGAAATAGATATTTTCACCGACTTTCGTTAAAGACAAATAGTAATTTTCTTACACTATATACGCAAGTTTTATTTTTCACCTAAATCTTAGCTTCTATCAGTTTTTAATGCACCCTTTTAAATTTTTAACAAATTAAATTTATGTAATTAAAATTTTTAATGTGTAATTACTAATAAATATTTTAATTGTCAACAAGAGAATTTAGTAAAGTATCCTTTTTATAGTCTAATCATCAAAAACATTCTAATATCTTTAGCTATTAATAATTACATACTCTACTTTTTTGATTTCACTCATTTCATCTTAAGTAATCAAAAAACTGAATGTTAACTTAGTTTTTCAAGAAAATTTAAAAGTTCAATTGTTTAAGTTTCAACCAAGTTTTAATCCATCTCTTATCCAAATTTTTCACTCTTACTCCAGTCCAGCTGAATGAATTGCATTGAATAAAAATTTAAAGGTTCCAAATGTTTGGTGTCTGTTTTGAACTTTGAAGCCAAGTAAAATTACATTTCCTTTTTTCTGTTTCACATTGACAATCGCAGCACGATTGTAGAGGTAATCTTCCCCAAGTAAGAAACCGGATTTGAAAATATCTTTTGTTGGATATCGGGCAACTATGCTTCTATCAAATTGTCCGAATGGTGTTGAAGTTGCAAAAGCTATGCTTTGACTAACATAACCGATTACTTCATCTTCAAAACCATAACCGATGGGATTTTTGTTGTCAACTAAAATTCTAAGAAGCGAACCAGGACAGAAAAACTCATCACTCTTTATATTTTTCAAAACATTTGTAACTCTTAATCCTAAATCTTCAATAGCAAAGTTACACGCTTCACCAATCGTTATAACACAACCTCCATCTTTCTCAACGAATGTTTTTAGGTTTTCTACTCCAACTCTGCCAATTCCGCTATCATATTCTGGCGGTTTAGGCCGATTAAATCGAGCCATCTCACCAGTGAATCTCCCTTCTTTAATTAAATCACCGCTCATATCTGGAATTATTATTACATCGAACCGATCTTTGAGTCTTTTTTGTTTGAAGTCTTTGTTTTCCATAGTTACAAAATCAAATTCAAAATTTTCTAAGAGCAATCTTGTCCAGCCTTCATCCATATTTGCAGTATAAGGTTTGTAAAGACCAACACGAACTTTTTTTAGTTGCTTCATTTTATTCTGATCAATGTTTTCAATTGCATCAATGGTGAGATGTAAATCCTCGGCAGTTTTTTTCGCAAGCGAAATTGACTTTGCATCAATTGGAAAAACGACGGAACCTTCACGATAAGTTTTATCATTTGCTTGAATTGATTCGATTAACCAGTAAACAGGAATTTTTTCTTTTTGAAGTTTATTAATTAAAGTTGAATTAACATTTGGTCCAGCTTGAGCGATAAAATATTTCCCATTTATACCAGTAACTTTGCCTACAGGATAATTTGGAGAAGAAAGTAATTTAGTTTCTAAATTAAATGGTTCATTGATTGTGTAAAATTTAACTCCCATCAGGTATGGTAAAGTCCAACCAGCAACATCATAAGGCTGAATTGGAGATTCTTTTTTAGATTTTCTTAAATCGGGATAAAATTGTTCTTCAAATAAATCCTTAACATAACGACCATTTGGTTGAGCTAAATAAATTACATAACTATTAGCAGGATAAATTACATTATCGATCTTAAATTCTTTGTCAATGAAATGAACTTCAACACCACCAAACTGAAGAACATCAATCATTTTCGAAACTGTTACAGGGTCATTTTGATCTCTTGGAATAATGAAGGCAAATGGATTTCCCTTCAAACCTTTTTCAACCGCGTCTTTGCCCATTAAGTAAAAATCATAAAGAATATCTTCTTTGAATTGCGAAGCAATTTCAATCAGACTGTAAGTTAGAGCAAGTTCATAATTAACAATATCTCTTAATCTCCACCAGCCTCCTCGCCAGGGATTTGGATAATTTGTTCTGATATCATAAGTCGTAATTTCTGGGGTAGCTTTAATCTCTGAAGGATCAATGTAAACCGGGCTTGCAATGTTGCAGCTTGCCATTTCTGAGAGAAGTGAGATTTGATTATGCCATAAACCGCAATCACTTGCAGGTCCTTGCCACCAGGCTTCAAAGATTGCTTGATCAATAATTCCATTATAGCCTTGTTTTTCAAGTTCAAGTGCGGTAATTCCACCAATTACTTTCTGCCATCTCCACAAAAATGGATGAACATTCGGATTGATAGGATCTTTGTAAGGAACTAAAAATAATCTTGCACCATTACTGCCCATTTGATGTTCATCGAGCCAGATTTGAGGAATCCATTTTCTGTATGCGATTTCAATTACATTTCTTGTTTCAGGAAGATTAAACATAAACCAGTCGCGGTTGTTATCGTGTCCCGCGTAAACATGATATAACCAGGGCATTGGACTTCCTTCATATTCGGTTCCTAAATATTTATTGTACCAGTCAACAACCATATCCAAACCGTCAGGGTTAATTGAAGGCATTAGTAGAAAGATTACATCGTTTAGTGCTTTGTTGGTTTTTTCTGATGCAGTTTTGGTTATGAGTTTATAAGCAAGTTCCATTGACATCTGAGCCGATGCAATTTCAGTTGAGTGAATATTGCAAGTTACGAGGACAACAATTTTACCTTCTTTTGCTAAAAGTCTGGCATCTTCATCAGTTAATTTTCTTGGATCGGCAAGTTTGCGTGAAATTTCTCTAAACTTTTCAAGATTTTTAATATTTTCTTCCGTGCTTATGATTGCCATAAACATATCCCGCTTTTGAACTGTCTTACCGATCTCTTCATAGACAATCATATTTGAATTTTCAGCGAGATGTTTGAAATATTTTTGTATTGTTTCATAGTTAGCGACTTTATAATCTGCCCCGACTTGAAATCCCAGAAATTCCTCTGGTGATTTTAGTTGTGAATATGAGGTTTGAAAGAAAAAAAGAGTGATAAGAAGTAAAAATTTTTTCATAAGTCACCTCGATTTAAGTTTTAAAATTTACCAGACTTTTAATTGTAAATTCATTATAAGCCGAGATATTCAATTATTTGATCAGCACATTTTTCAAGTGATGTAGTTGAAGAGTTAACTTTAAAGTCTGAATATTCTTCATAAAGAGGAATTCGGCGATTGTAAGTGACAGTTAGATCATCCTCTACATCTAAGGTAGGATTTAGCTTTGGTCTATCAGGATCATTGAGAATTCTTTGCTTAATATCTTTTAATGATGCCTGAACATAAATTATGTAACCGTTTTTTTTGAGATTATCAATGTTGGTGGGATTTTCTACTACACCTCCGCCGGTATCAATAATTGAATTCTCTACATCTGCAAGTTGTTCAATAATTTGAGTTTCCAATTCGCGGAAATATTGCCAGCCTTTTTCGGCAACAATTTCTCTGATGCGTTTACCTTCTTTTTCTTCAATCATCTTATCGATACTAAAAAGCTGCATATTTAATTTTTCTGATAAAATTTTTGCAAGGGCTGTTTTGCCAGCACCGCGAAATCCGATTAGAACAATATTCATAGTTTGTAACTTACTCTCATTTTGTTGAACTCTTTCCAGAAATTTGGGAATGATTTTTTTACACACTCAGGATTTTTGATTTGTATTTCAGGAATTTTCAGCTGAGCAATTGCAAAAGACATTGCAATTCGATGATCATTATAAGTTTTGATTACAGCAGGTTTATAGTTTTTGATTGGATTAATTTCTAAAAAATCGTCACCAGTTCTGACAATCGCTCCAAGCTTTGATAACTCATTTGCAAGTGCTTGAATTCGATCAGATTCTTTGTATCTCAAATTTTCAATATTTCTTATTAAAGTTTTGCCTTCTGCAAATAGTGAGACAACTGCAAGAGCTGGAACTGAATCAGGTGCATCGTTCATATCAACTGAGATTCCTTTTAATTTTTTCCCAGAAAGCCTAACAAAGTTTTTTCCCCATTCAACTTTACAACCCATTTTCTGTAATACGTGAATAAATTTAATATCAGCTTGTGTGGATTTTTTATTAAGTCCATTTACTTTTATACTTTTTCTTAAAACTGCTGCAGAACCTAAAAAATATGTAGCTGATGATGCATCGCTTTCAATAATAATTTTTGCTGATTTCAGTTTCAAGTTTTCTTTGAGATAAAACCTTTGGAAATTTTCGTGATAGATTTTTGTGCCGAAGTCTTTCAATGTTTGAATTGTCATTTTTACATAAGGCAGTGAAGGAAGAACTCCTTCAAGATTAATTATAAAATCTTTTCCCAAAACAGGCATAATTAACAAAAGAGCAGAAAGAAATTGGCTGCTTTTTTTTGCATTTATTTTGATTTGTGTTGACTTAAAACTGCCTCCATAAATTTTAACTGGAGGATAACCATTGTTCGATTCAACTTTTACATCAAGTTGCTTTAGAGCATCAACAAGATCACCGATTGGTCTTTCCAACATTCTTTTTGAACCAGTGAGAATTACTTCGCCATCATTGAAGATTGAAAGGGCAGTTAAAAATCGGAAGGTTGTTCCTGCATTTCCACAAAAGAGTGTAACTTTCTTTTTATTGAATTTTGCACCGGTTCCGTGAACAATTAATTCATTTTCTTTTTCTTCAAATTTTACACCGAGCTTTTTTAAGGCTCTAATCATGTAAATAGTATCTTCGCAAACAGCGTGGTTTTTGATGATCGAGATCCCATCTGTCAGAGCGGCTAAAATTAATGCTCGATTAGTGTGACTTTTAGACGGCGGGGGAGTGAAAACAAACATATCCTAAAACTGCTTTTCGTAATTCTCCAAAACAAACTTTTTTACTTTTCTCAATGAAATACTTTTACCTGTAAAAATTTTGAATTGATGAATAGCCTGATTAATAAAAAATTCGAATCCATTTATTGTTTTTATTTTATTTGTTTTGCACATAGCTAATAATCTGGATTCTTTGAAATTCAGATCAAGATCAACGACTAATTTTGGTTTTTTAATACTGGTGATCTTTTTGAAAAGATTTAAGAGAAATAGATTATTGCCAGGAGTTGTGTTTATTAAAACATCAAAATCTATATCAAACTTTTTTCGTGGATTAATTGCTGTAACTTCCATTTCGTTTGCCAGATTCTCTGCTCGATTAAATGTTCGGTTAACAACAAAAATTTCGTTTTTAAATTTCTTTAATGTATAAATTACAGTTCTTGCTGATCCGCCGGCACCAATTACCAAAATCTTTGAGTTCTGTAAAAGCTTTTCTTTTTTAACAATCTCTTTAAATCCGAGATAATCTGTATTAAATAAAATTGGTTTAGACTCTTTGAAGATAGCCGTGTTTGCTGAACCGATTTCTTTTATAATCTTTGACGAAATGTTTGGAATATTTAAGATTTCTTCTTTATATGGAATTGTAATGCTCAGTCCTCGAATGTAAGTTTTGAAATAATGTATGAATTCATCTAAATCGGTTATTGGGAAATTAAGATAAAT
Protein-coding sequences here:
- a CDS encoding T9SS type A sorting domain-containing protein — protein: MVQHIKPEIRFIPRISFNDPDEPDTGITGTWFTMRDFTNFRRAMITIEPLSSAKSVFNIFRTGINAAAGNHSLVNINLHIEWGEQNELKQYLICDKIELMTDADTLPPQKPTNLTYQLLSDSRVKLNWDIGVDNVGVTDYFIYLDNKIEGYSRTNSFTVSFLEPSKQYTFTITALDQIRNESQKSDPVTITTLPFQGRNDLIRPTDFIYLGAFKFPSGWEFGGDALAYNPQGDGGQSGSGSIDGYPGSLFSNNIDQPAFCYVAEINIPAPIISTTHNPDELNTAINLQPFTNIRPNSINNWTDVDVWRLGLAYLSPRGLQPSPKLYHSWGYHFQLGESKSASLCWCNPSNLADTNSYGGPWYIGLSNSPPYDPALNDYIFSVPQIWADSFTSGRALIIGRARQGGISGLGPTLYAISPWNLGNPPPIFTELNFSKLLEYGSVYNATDTTYPNSILNYNLADDWKGADWLSINNKSAVMIIGRKGLGDHWYGFQGESTPLSWIEFNIPFPDFYPTDPDGKGHRANHYTPMIILYDPVQLAAVASGSINSYEPQPYAALRLDTLIFYGRSKIIKSASFDPFNKILYAVEADALQEGDNLIHVWKLQDSQTEVKESNLIPDEFILYQNFPNPFNPRTKIKWQSPVSGRHTLKVFDILGNEIYTLIDEYKPAGIYEVEFQSSTDQYQLTSGVYFYKLTVGKYVKANKMLFIK
- the aroA gene encoding 3-phosphoshikimate 1-carboxyvinyltransferase, which translates into the protein MFVFTPPPSKSHTNRALILAALTDGISIIKNHAVCEDTIYMIRALKKLGVKFEEKENELIVHGTGAKFNKKKVTLFCGNAGTTFRFLTALSIFNDGEVILTGSKRMLERPIGDLVDALKQLDVKVESNNGYPPVKIYGGSFKSTQIKINAKKSSQFLSALLLIMPVLGKDFIINLEGVLPSLPYVKMTIQTLKDFGTKIYHENFQRFYLKENLKLKSAKIIIESDASSATYFLGSAAVLRKSIKVNGLNKKSTQADIKFIHVLQKMGCKVEWGKNFVRLSGKKLKGISVDMNDAPDSVPALAVVSLFAEGKTLIRNIENLRYKESDRIQALANELSKLGAIVRTGDDFLEINPIKNYKPAVIKTYNDHRIAMSFAIAQLKIPEIQIKNPECVKKSFPNFWKEFNKMRVSYKL
- a CDS encoding shikimate kinase is translated as MNIVLIGFRGAGKTALAKILSEKLNMQLFSIDKMIEEKEGKRIREIVAEKGWQYFRELETQIIEQLADVENSIIDTGGGVVENPTNIDNLKKNGYIIYVQASLKDIKQRILNDPDRPKLNPTLDVEDDLTVTYNRRIPLYEEYSDFKVNSSTTSLEKCADQIIEYLGL
- a CDS encoding helix-turn-helix domain-containing protein, translated to MMRFIISLIFFTILIPSLCFTQQDPSFIEIPYKNIEVKLDGILDEWDKKFDFFFEDTLKSLHSPPGINISKVYPANFDFSLIKTPLSKNRVYIKWFWNYTNLCFAFVVYDKHLNAQAINETNKPHHHFNDGIEIYIDSKNDSKNRMDINDYQFIIDLLNNVDIFRGERKFFQSDTFAVPKDYGQNILIKNFSKVYGTINDSTDIDEYYVIEVVIPFTSLGIEPKTGMKMKFDLCCNDVDFPLNQAIINDYASTNTWPFSWSGYSDFGYPQYWKNGQLVGEPGFLEEINQRLSSKWLILYTITLLISLVFIIILLIKFNKLRRLPRKDEILQSSFIFSTGVYDKELSFNQKILQKAKDFIILNKDKQVTSEEVAKNIGISLRTFQRLVREELNCTPTNFITIIKLNLAADYLSKKIGNVTDAAYEFGFSNPSYFSKQFHKHFGISPSEFMKKNDKSMN